The Paracoccus albus region GGAAAAGATCGCCGACCAGGTCACCCGTGATGAATACAGGCGTCTGCAACGTGGCGCCCCATTGGTGGTCGAGGCGACACATCGCATTCCCGTGCCGGGCCTGAACCTGCACCTGACGGCCAAACCTGATCGGATTGACCGTCTGGATGGCGGGGCCTCGGCGCATGTTTATGACTATAAATCGGGTCCGCCACCCACCGAGAAGCAGATGGCGCATTTCGACAAGCAATTGATGCTGGAAGCCGCGATGGTGCAGATGGGGGCGTTTCCCGCGCTTGGGCCGGTGGGTGTGGAAGGCGTCAGCTATATCCAGCTTGGCGGTGAGGGTGCCACGCATCCGCGGAAGTTTTCGCCAGAAGACGCGCAGGAGACATGGGCGAGATTTGTGATCCTCGCCAAGCACTATTTGCAGGGCGGGCAGGGCTTCACGGCACGGCGTGCGATGCAAAAGGCTGCAGACAGCAGCGATTATGACCACCTGTCCCGCTATGGCGAATGGGGTGTCGGTGATGCACCGGTCAAAATCAAGGTCGGTGATCATGACTAAGCGGCCCGCAGATGACGCGACCCTTCGCCAGATCACGGCGGCAGATCCTGCGAAATCAACCTGGCTGACGGCCAATGCGGGTTCCGGCAAGACGCGGGTTCTGACCGATCGCGTTGCGCGGCTTCTGCTGGAAGGCACCCGGCCAGAGCGGGTTTTGTGCCTGACCTACACCAAAGCCGCAGCGACAGAGATGCAGAACCGCCTGCTGAAACGCCTGGGCGAATGGGCGATGCTTCCTGACGAGGCATTGGCGAAAGCCTTGGCGGAACTGGGCGTATCGGGGGTACCGGACCTTGCATCGGCGCGACGCCTGTTTGCACTTGCGATCGAGACTCCGGGCGGGCTGAAGGTTCAGACGATCCACAGCTTCTGCGCCGCGTTGCTGCGCCGTTTCCCGTTAGAGGCAGGCGTTCCGCATGGTTTCGCCGAACTGGATGACAGATCGGCCAGCCTGTTGCGCGATGAAATCCTGCAGGAAATGGCAGCAGAAAACGTGCCGGAAATCCGGGACATTACGGCGATACACTCGGGCGAGCGGCTGGATACGCTGCTTGCGCAATTGTCGCGCGGTGTGTTGCCCGACGACGCAGAGGCGAAGCTTCGCGAGGCAAGCGGCTTGCGCGCGGGCCTGACAGAGCGTGCCTTGCTGGCCGAGGTTTTTGAGGGCGATGAAGGGGCTTGGATCGGCTCTTTCATCGGTGCTTTGGCGACGGGCGGCAAGACGGATATCGACCTTGCCCGAAAGCTGCAAAGCGTCAATTGGAATGCGCCGGACATGGCTGGCCTGGCGACGCTGGAAGGCGCGCTTCTGTTCGGGTCGGGTGCCGGGAACCCGTTCGGCCCAAAGATCGGCAAAATCCCCACAAGGGCGCTGCGAGAGGGCACCTGTGCCCCATTTATGGATCAGTTTGATGAGTTGATTTCCCGAGTGACAGAGACCCGCCCGCAGCGTATCGCACTTGATTTCGTCAACCGTTCCGCTGCCCTGTTTCGTTTCGGGCGAGCGTTTTCGCGCCGCTATCAGCAGCGAAAGGCTGCGGCGGGTTGGTTGGATTTCGACGATCTGATCACGCGGGCAGGGGCGCTGTTGTCAGATGCGGCGATGGCGCAGTGGGTCCTGTTCAGGCTGGATGGCGGTATCGACCATATCCTTGTGGATGAGGCGCAGGATACCTCGCCCGAACAGTGGCGGGTGATCGAGCACCTGACGGCGGAATTTACGGCGGGGCAGTCGGACAGGCTGCGCACGCTTTTTGTGGTCGGCGATCCGAAACAGTCGATCTATTCCTTCCAGGGTGCGGATATTGCCGTTTTCGAGTCGCGTCGCGACGAGTTTTCAAGCGCGTTTGCCGCCGTCGAGCGGCCGATGCAGCGGCTTGATCTTAAGTTTTCGTTCCGCTCTTCGCCCGCCATTTTGTCGGCGGTCGATGCCACCTTTGCAGATGATGCAGGCAAGGGCCTTGGTCAGGCCAGCCATCACCGGGCCTTTCTTGGCGAGCGTCCGGGACGGGTGGATATCTGGCCCGAAATCGCACCGGCTGACGATCCCGATGAAACAGCGTGGGAGGATCCGGTCGACCAGCTTGCCCCCGATGCCGCGCCGACACTGCTGGCAGAGGAGATCGCGCGTCAGCTTAAGGGGATGCTCGATCCCGTCTCTGGCACGTCGATCATGACGCGCGACGGCGTGCGTCCGCTGGATGCAGGCGACATTCTGATCCTTGTGCAAGGGCGGCAGACAGCCTTGTTCGGAGAGATCATCCGGGCATCGAAGGCCGCGGACCTTCCGGTTGCGGGCGCTGACAGGCTGAAGCTGGCGGCAGAACTTGCCGTTCAGGACATTCGGGCGATGCTGAACTTTCTTGCCACGCCGGAAGATGATCTTTCACTGGCCGCCCTGTTGCGATCACCGCTGATCGGGCTGGATGAAGACGCGCTGTTCCGCCTGGCACATGGCCGGAAGCCGCGCGAATACCTGTGGGCTCGTCTGCGGGCGTCGGATCATCAGGAGGCCCGCGAGTTGCTGGGCGATATGATCGACAATTCGCAGCTGCGGCCATTCGAGCTGATTTCTCGCTTGCTTGGGCGGCATGGCGGGCGGGAACGTTTGCTGGCCCGTCTGGGCCCTGAGGCGGAAGATGGCATTGACGAACTGCTGACGCAGGCGCTTGCCTATGAACGGACAGAGGTTCCGTCCCTGACCGGCTTTCTGGTGTGGCTGTCGGCCGACGATGTCGAGGTCAGGCGCCAGCCGGGTTCCGGTGCCGGTCTGATACGGGTGATGACCGTTCATGGTTCCAAAGGTCTGGAAAGTCCGGTCGTTATTCTGCCCGACACACACAAGCGCCGGTCATACCGGCCGCCCGAACTGCTGCGGCCCAAGGATGGCATACCGATGCTGTCCGGACGCAGTGGGGAACGCCCGGACTTCGCACAAGCCGAAGTCGAAGAAGCCGCGCGGCTGGACGCGGAAGAACGCAAGCGGCTGCTTTATGTCGCGATGACCCGCGCGGAAAGCTGGCTGATCGTCGCTTCGGCCGGCGACGTGGGGGCGGGTGACGAAAGCTGGTATTCGATGATCCGCGAAGGCGTGGCGCGCGCGGATCTGGACAAGTCGACCTTCGAAGGCGGGCTTGGCCCCGTCACGCGCTATAGCTTTGGCGATTGGCCGCAGGCCGCCGAACGCAAGCCGGTTCAGGATACGGTAAAGCAGGATGCGCCGTGGCTGTGGACCTATCCGCCCGAACAACCAAGGCGAAGCCCGCAAAAGACGGCATCTGCACTTGGTGGGGCGAAGGCACTGCCGGGGCCTGACGGTGACGACCCCCACGCTGCCATGCTGTTTGGCACGCGCCTCCATCTGCTGCTGGAAAACTTGCCGGATTTATCCCGCGATGAGTGGACAGACCGTAGCCGCGATCTGCTGGCCGGGGGTGAGGGCGGCTTGCCCGACTCCGTTATGCTGGACAGGTTGATTTACGAGGCGACGGCGGTGCTGGACGCGCCCGATCTGGCAGAGGTTTTTGCGGTCCCTGATGGTGCGACGGTGCTTAGCGAAGTCGAAACCGTGGTAAACGTAGGGACGTTCGGGCCGGTCAGGGGAATTATCGACAGGCTGATTGTCGCGCCGGATCGCGTTGTCATCATCGACTACAAATCGAATGCGACTGTTCCAGACATAGCTGACAAAACACCCGAAGGAATTTTGCGCCAAATGGCTGTCTACCGCGCGGCCATCGCCCCGCTTTATCCCGACAGATCAGTAGAGGTCGGCGTTCTGTGGACCTCGTTGCGACAGTTAATGTGGCTGCCGCATGCTTTGCTTGACCGCGCGCTTGCTGCCCTTGACCCCGTGCCGCAGGCTACTTAGCTCTAGTTTAACCTTTTCCCGCCGGTGCGTCCGGCAAGCCATTCAGGAGAGTCCGTCATGGCCACTCAACCCGTTACCGACGCCCAGTTCGACGCCGAGGTGATCAAGTCCGACAAACCAGTTATCGTCGACTTCTGGGCAGAATGGTGCGGCCCGTGCAAACAGATCGGCCCTTCGCTGGAAGAGCTTTCGAGCGAATATGAAGGCAAGGTGAAGATCGTTAAGGTCAACGTGGATGAAAACCCTGAAAGCCCCGCATCGATGGGCGTTCGCGGCATTCCTGCACTGTTCATGTTCAAGGATGGCAAAGTCATCTCTAACAAGATCGGCGCAGCACCCAAGGCCGCGCTGAAAGCGTGGATCGACGAAAACGTCTGATCCTGACAGTGCATGAGATCTGGGGCGGCGGTCAGATTGGCCAGCCGCCCTTTTTCAATGCGTTGAGAATTCGCAGTTCGGCAGTGGGTGCCATCGCGTCAATGGCCTGTTCGCGCAGCAGCCAGAACAGGTACTTTGCGTAATGCGCCTTGTGTTTGGGCGCGTTTTGCAAGGCTTTCTCAACGCCGATCTCCGCGACGTTCAGGGCGATGTGGTGAAAGTCGATCTGTGCAAACAGCACGACCGGACGCGCCAGCAGATAGGCGTCCATTGCGACAGAGCTGTTCTGGGTCGCCACATATTCCGCCCCGGCAAGCAATTGCCTGCTGTCGCCACCTATCATCAGGTTCGGATAGCGCCGCGCCAATTGCTCCAGCTCTGCCAGCTCCAGCGACGAATAATCACCATTTGGATGCAGGGTGGCTATGCACCGTTTGCCCGTATTCGCGACCGATTCCACCATCTGAAGCGGGCTCATTGTCTGGAATGACCGGGTTTCGTTCAACCGCGTCTGAAGCGGTATCAGCACATGGGTGGGCTCGGTGGGAGATATTCCCGGAAGGTTCTTGGCGCGCAGATGGTGGATGAATGCACGCGCTTCCTCTGCGTCGATCTGGTTGGGGCGGAACGCGGCCTTCACCACATCCCAACGCCATCGTTGCTGGTCAATCTCAATATGCCAGAAGGGGTAGTAATAGGTTCGGCGAAATATTTTGACCCGCTTATGCTGCGGCCCGCTCATATGATGCAGGGCGTAGACATAGCGTTCGGGCGGCAGGTCCGTTTCTGGCGCAATTTCGAACAGCCAGCCGCGGCGTGAGACGGCGGAACAGATCTTGTCCAGAAAATTGAAATGGCCTGCCTTAGCACGCTTTGCCATTTCCGTATCAAGATGAATTCGCAGGATTCTTTCGACCATGCGTAACGTTATGCTTTGGAATTGCTTCCGGCAATGGCTTGCGGGCAAGATTTCAGACACCTATCTGACCAGCAACAAAGGAGAATATGATGGCGGATGACAAATTCCCCGGCTGGCATGGCACCACAATTCTGGCCGTAAAGCGCGGCGGTAAGGTCGTCGTGGCGGGTGACGGTCAGGTCAGCGTCGGGCAGACCGTGATGAAAGGGACCGCGCGGAAGGTGCGCAGGCTTTCGCCCGGTGGTCGCGACGTCGTGGTGGGTTTTGCCGGATCGACCGCCGATGCCTTTACCCTGCTGGAGCGGTTGGAAAAGAAGCTGGAATCCGCTCCGGGTCAGTTGCAGCGCGCCTGTGTGGAGCTTGCGAAGGACTGGCGGACCGACAAGTATCTGCGCAACCTTGAAGCCATGCTGATCGTGACGGACGGCTCGCAGCTTTACGTCGTGACGGGCGCTGGCGACGTGCTGGAGCCAGAGCATGACATTGCCGCCATCGGATCGGGCGGGAACTTTGCCTTGGCCGCCGCGCGCGGACTTCTGGAAACAGAGCTCGGGGCTGAAGAGGTCGCCCGCAAGGCGATGGCCATCGCCGCTGACATTTGCGTTTACACCAATGGCAAGCTGACGGTCGAAATACTCGAAGCGTAAGCGCCTAAGACCGGCCAGGACCATTCAGCGAAATTGAAAAGAGATATCATGACTGAACTGACCCCGCGCGAGATCGTATCCGAGCTTGATCGTTTCATCATCGGCCAGAAAGACGCCAAGCGTGCCGTTGCCGTGGCGCTGCGCAACCGCTGGCGTCGTCGTCAGCTTTCGGATGACCTGCGCGATGAGGTTTATCCGAAGAATATCCTGATGATAGGCCCGACGGGGGTGGGTAAAACGGAAATCAGCAGGCGCCTTGCAAAGCTG contains the following coding sequences:
- the addA gene encoding double-strand break repair helicase AddA is translated as MTKRPADDATLRQITAADPAKSTWLTANAGSGKTRVLTDRVARLLLEGTRPERVLCLTYTKAAATEMQNRLLKRLGEWAMLPDEALAKALAELGVSGVPDLASARRLFALAIETPGGLKVQTIHSFCAALLRRFPLEAGVPHGFAELDDRSASLLRDEILQEMAAENVPEIRDITAIHSGERLDTLLAQLSRGVLPDDAEAKLREASGLRAGLTERALLAEVFEGDEGAWIGSFIGALATGGKTDIDLARKLQSVNWNAPDMAGLATLEGALLFGSGAGNPFGPKIGKIPTRALREGTCAPFMDQFDELISRVTETRPQRIALDFVNRSAALFRFGRAFSRRYQQRKAAAGWLDFDDLITRAGALLSDAAMAQWVLFRLDGGIDHILVDEAQDTSPEQWRVIEHLTAEFTAGQSDRLRTLFVVGDPKQSIYSFQGADIAVFESRRDEFSSAFAAVERPMQRLDLKFSFRSSPAILSAVDATFADDAGKGLGQASHHRAFLGERPGRVDIWPEIAPADDPDETAWEDPVDQLAPDAAPTLLAEEIARQLKGMLDPVSGTSIMTRDGVRPLDAGDILILVQGRQTALFGEIIRASKAADLPVAGADRLKLAAELAVQDIRAMLNFLATPEDDLSLAALLRSPLIGLDEDALFRLAHGRKPREYLWARLRASDHQEARELLGDMIDNSQLRPFELISRLLGRHGGRERLLARLGPEAEDGIDELLTQALAYERTEVPSLTGFLVWLSADDVEVRRQPGSGAGLIRVMTVHGSKGLESPVVILPDTHKRRSYRPPELLRPKDGIPMLSGRSGERPDFAQAEVEEAARLDAEERKRLLYVAMTRAESWLIVASAGDVGAGDESWYSMIREGVARADLDKSTFEGGLGPVTRYSFGDWPQAAERKPVQDTVKQDAPWLWTYPPEQPRRSPQKTASALGGAKALPGPDGDDPHAAMLFGTRLHLLLENLPDLSRDEWTDRSRDLLAGGEGGLPDSVMLDRLIYEATAVLDAPDLAEVFAVPDGATVLSEVETVVNVGTFGPVRGIIDRLIVAPDRVVIIDYKSNATVPDIADKTPEGILRQMAVYRAAIAPLYPDRSVEVGVLWTSLRQLMWLPHALLDRALAALDPVPQAT
- the trxA gene encoding thioredoxin, encoding MATQPVTDAQFDAEVIKSDKPVIVDFWAEWCGPCKQIGPSLEELSSEYEGKVKIVKVNVDENPESPASMGVRGIPALFMFKDGKVISNKIGAAPKAALKAWIDENV
- the hslV gene encoding ATP-dependent protease subunit HslV; the encoded protein is MADDKFPGWHGTTILAVKRGGKVVVAGDGQVSVGQTVMKGTARKVRRLSPGGRDVVVGFAGSTADAFTLLERLEKKLESAPGQLQRACVELAKDWRTDKYLRNLEAMLIVTDGSQLYVVTGAGDVLEPEHDIAAIGSGGNFALAAARGLLETELGAEEVARKAMAIAADICVYTNGKLTVEILEA